The genomic segment GCGCTGGGCGTGTGCCGGGCGGAGCTGTCCAGCCTGCCCGGCGACACCCGGGACCTCGAGGCGCAGCTTGAGACGGTCCAGGAAGAGCTCTTCGCGATCGGCGCGGAACTCGCATCCCCGTCAGGACGAGAGCGCCTGGCCGTCCCCCCGGTCGAACAGGACGCCGTCGACCGCTTGGAGCGCTGGATCGACCGTCACGAAGAGGAAGCCGGCGCGCTGACCACCTTCATTCTTCCCGGCGGCTCGCGGGCGGGCGCGGCCCTGCACCTCGCGCGCACCGTCTGCCGCCGTGCCGAACGTGAAGTCGTCGCACTCTCCGCTGAAGCTTCCGTCGCTCCCGAGGCGCTGCGCTACCTGAACCGGCTGTCGGACCTGTTGTTTTCCATGGCCCGCGTGGCCAACCGGCGCGCAGGCGTGCCCGACATTCCCTGGCGAGGGTCAAGGAGGAAGGAACCGTGATCGAGATTCCCAGCCGAGAAGAAGCGTGGAACCTGTTGACCACGTGGGTTCAGAGCGAAAGCCTGCGGCGCCACTGCCTGGCCGTGGAGGCCTGCATGCGGGCCTACGCGCGCGAGTTCTTCCAGGACCCCGACAAGTGGGGCGTCACGGGGCTCATCCACGACTTCGACTACGAGAGGTATCCGTCCAAGGAGGACCACCCGTTCCGGGGCGTCCAGGTGCTGGAGGAACTCGGCTGGCCGGCGGAGATCCGGGAGGCCATCCTCGGCCACGCCGATTACTCCGGCGTGCCGCGCGTCTCCCTGCTGGCGAAGGCGCTGTACGCCGTGGACGAGCTGTCCGGCTTCATCACGGCCTGCGCGCTCGTGCGGCCGGACAGGAGCCTCGACGGCCTCGAGGTCGCCTCGGTGAAGAAGAAGCTCAAGGACAAGGCGTTCGCCAAGGGCGTGAACCGGGACGACATCTACAAGGGCGCGCAGGAACTGGGCGTCGACCTCGACGCGCACATCCGGTTCTGCATCGAGGCGATGAAGCCCATCCAGGAGCAGTTGGGCCTCGGCCGCGGCCACGACGCCGTGGAAGCGGCGCGGTGACGTTCGAACCCGG from the Clostridia bacterium genome contains:
- a CDS encoding cob(I)yrinic acid a,c-diamide adenosyltransferase codes for the protein MRPSTKGDACTKIYTRTGDDGTTSLFGGRRVPKTAARVQAYGTLDELNAALGVCRAELSSLPGDTRDLEAQLETVQEELFAIGAELASPSGRERLAVPPVEQDAVDRLERWIDRHEEEAGALTTFILPGGSRAGAALHLARTVCRRAEREVVALSAEASVAPEALRYLNRLSDLLFSMARVANRRAGVPDIPWRGSRRKEP
- a CDS encoding HDIG domain-containing protein, which translates into the protein MPSREEAWNLLTTWVQSESLRRHCLAVEACMRAYAREFFQDPDKWGVTGLIHDFDYERYPSKEDHPFRGVQVLEELGWPAEIREAILGHADYSGVPRVSLLAKALYAVDELSGFITACALVRPDRSLDGLEVASVKKKLKDKAFAKGVNRDDIYKGAQELGVDLDAHIRFCIEAMKPIQEQLGLGRGHDAVEAAR